Proteins encoded within one genomic window of Neodiprion fabricii isolate iyNeoFabr1 chromosome 6, iyNeoFabr1.1, whole genome shotgun sequence:
- the LOC124184878 gene encoding uncharacterized protein LOC124184878 isoform X1: MLQRVEKELTNNAMKQKLMTALLKIGGSDYKNTTTRLMERLFSNYVAEKFSWVGSKGKRIFSTLHLCRVILDVVGKASTTNLVTEDMIAKVIKDWLRHAKERLSREKPPLSLHTDAEENSAREPDAEVELNVPGVAEGTDYSN, encoded by the exons ATGTTGCAAAGAGTAGAAAAAGAATTAACGAACAAtgcgatgaaacaaaaattg ATGACAGCATTACTAAAAATCGGTGGAAGTGATTACAAAAACACTACCACTAGATTGATGGAACGGCTTTTCAGCAATTATGTAGCTGAGAAATTTAGCTGGGTCGGgtcaaaaggaaaaagaattttttcaacacttcaTTTGTGTCGTGTTATTCTAG ATGTTGTCGGGAAAGCATCGACCACAAATTTGGTCACAGAAGATATGATTGCGAAAGTCATTAAAGATTGGTTACGGCACGCGAAGGAACGATTGTCACGAGAGAAACC GCCCCTATCTTTGCACACAGATGCAGAAGAAAACTCCGCCAGAGAACCAGATGCCGAAGTAGAACTTAACGTTCCTGGAGTAGCTGAAGGGACTGATTATTCCAACTA a
- the LOC124184878 gene encoding uncharacterized protein LOC124184878 isoform X2 — translation MMTALLKIGGSDYKNTTTRLMERLFSNYVAEKFSWVGSKGKRIFSTLHLCRVILDVVGKASTTNLVTEDMIAKVIKDWLRHAKERLSREKPPLSLHTDAEENSAREPDAEVELNVPGVAEGTDYSN, via the exons atg ATGACAGCATTACTAAAAATCGGTGGAAGTGATTACAAAAACACTACCACTAGATTGATGGAACGGCTTTTCAGCAATTATGTAGCTGAGAAATTTAGCTGGGTCGGgtcaaaaggaaaaagaattttttcaacacttcaTTTGTGTCGTGTTATTCTAG ATGTTGTCGGGAAAGCATCGACCACAAATTTGGTCACAGAAGATATGATTGCGAAAGTCATTAAAGATTGGTTACGGCACGCGAAGGAACGATTGTCACGAGAGAAACC GCCCCTATCTTTGCACACAGATGCAGAAGAAAACTCCGCCAGAGAACCAGATGCCGAAGTAGAACTTAACGTTCCTGGAGTAGCTGAAGGGACTGATTATTCCAACTA a